Proteins from a genomic interval of Corynebacterium deserti GIMN1.010:
- a CDS encoding bifunctional RNase H/acid phosphatase, giving the protein MKLVIEADGGSRGNPGVAGSGTVVYSENKAEVLREIAYVVGTKATNNVAEYRGLLEGLKAAHELGATSVDVYMDSKLVVEQMSGRWKIKHPDMKVLAMEANKIAAAIGEVSYTWIPREKNKRADALSNVAMDAAAAGAPEGIIGGAESEAAEKTDLNCPETKPTNWNGATTDPTRLLLLRHGQTAMSAARQYSGRSNPKLSELGEQQAQAAARRLADRGGIDAIVASPLIRTRQTAEAVASLMGMEVRIVDGLIETDFGLWDGKSFDEARNLDPELHDKWLADTSVAPPGGESLQAVSKRVKKTREQLQQDYGAANVLVVSHVTPIKAIVRQALDAGPSFFHKAHLDLASLSIAEFYSDGPTCLRLFNDTSHLEA; this is encoded by the coding sequence GTGAAATTAGTTATTGAGGCCGATGGTGGCTCCCGGGGTAACCCCGGGGTCGCCGGATCTGGCACCGTAGTCTATTCGGAAAACAAAGCTGAGGTCCTCCGCGAAATCGCCTACGTGGTGGGCACCAAAGCCACCAACAATGTCGCCGAATATCGCGGACTGCTGGAAGGCCTCAAAGCTGCTCATGAACTAGGCGCGACCTCAGTGGATGTCTACATGGACTCCAAACTTGTGGTGGAACAAATGTCGGGTCGGTGGAAAATCAAGCATCCCGACATGAAAGTCCTCGCCATGGAGGCAAACAAGATTGCCGCAGCCATCGGCGAGGTGAGCTACACCTGGATTCCGCGCGAGAAAAACAAGCGTGCCGACGCGCTGTCCAACGTAGCCATGGACGCCGCAGCTGCGGGCGCGCCGGAGGGCATCATTGGAGGAGCTGAGTCTGAAGCGGCTGAGAAGACCGACCTCAACTGCCCTGAAACTAAGCCCACCAACTGGAATGGTGCAACCACCGATCCCACAAGGCTTCTTCTGCTCCGTCATGGCCAAACTGCGATGTCGGCAGCGCGCCAATACTCCGGACGCTCCAACCCGAAACTCTCCGAACTCGGCGAACAGCAAGCGCAGGCAGCTGCTCGACGACTTGCTGACCGCGGCGGAATCGATGCCATCGTGGCATCGCCACTGATCCGCACCCGTCAAACAGCCGAAGCTGTTGCCTCGCTCATGGGGATGGAGGTACGCATCGTTGATGGCCTCATCGAAACTGACTTCGGTCTGTGGGATGGAAAATCCTTCGATGAAGCACGCAATCTCGATCCTGAGCTTCACGATAAATGGCTGGCCGACACTTCTGTCGCACCTCCTGGCGGCGAATCCCTGCAGGCTGTGAGTAAGCGGGTGAAAAAAACTCGTGAGCAGCTACAGCAAGACTACGGTGCAGCCAATGTATTGGTAGTCAGCCACGTCACGCCCATTAAGGCAATTGTGCGCCAAGCACTCGATGCTGGACCGTCGTTTTTCCATAAGGCCCACCTCGACTTGGCATCATTGTCCATCGCTGAGTTCTACTCCGACGGCCCAACCTGCCTGCGACTGTTCAACGACACCTCCCACTTGGAGGCCTAA
- a CDS encoding Nif3-like dinuclear metal center hexameric protein has translation MSEMTVGDIRSILDDAYPPALAESWDKVGLICGDPQDSVSKIALALDCTQEVAERAVEMGVDMLIIHHPLLLRGVTSVAADQPKGKVIHTLIRGGVALFAAHTNADSARPGVNDRLAELVGITAGRPISPRFVGAMDKWGVHVLPKDAATLKTKLFDAGAGAIGEYRECAFEIEGTGQFRPLEGANPTEGSVDKLFKDAELRIEFVAPRNLRARLTSVLRSTHPYEEPAFDIVEMQSGESLDTATGLGRVGELPEPMTLRDFVQQVANNLPATAWGVRATGDPEQKVQRVAVSSGSGDSFLNDVIKLGVDVYVTSDLRHHPVDEYLRDGGPAVIDTAHWASEFPWTSQAGDILKARAPQVDVDVISIRTDPWTMAAQPQAAVPANPGE, from the coding sequence GTGAGTGAGATGACCGTTGGCGATATCCGATCCATTTTGGACGACGCCTACCCACCTGCATTGGCGGAAAGCTGGGACAAAGTGGGGTTGATCTGCGGTGATCCTCAGGATTCGGTGTCCAAGATTGCGCTCGCGTTGGACTGCACACAAGAGGTGGCTGAAAGGGCCGTTGAGATGGGCGTGGACATGCTCATCATTCACCATCCGTTGCTGCTACGCGGTGTAACATCTGTGGCTGCTGATCAACCCAAAGGCAAGGTCATTCACACGTTGATTCGTGGGGGAGTGGCGCTTTTTGCCGCACACACCAATGCGGATTCCGCACGCCCTGGTGTGAACGATCGCTTGGCGGAACTGGTGGGAATTACTGCTGGCAGGCCCATCTCACCGCGATTTGTTGGCGCCATGGACAAGTGGGGCGTGCACGTTTTGCCCAAGGATGCTGCCACCCTAAAAACCAAGCTTTTCGACGCCGGAGCTGGCGCGATCGGCGAGTACCGGGAGTGCGCATTTGAGATCGAAGGAACAGGGCAATTTCGCCCGCTTGAGGGAGCGAATCCGACGGAGGGGAGCGTCGATAAGCTTTTTAAGGACGCCGAGTTGCGCATCGAGTTTGTTGCCCCGCGCAACCTGCGCGCGCGACTGACGTCGGTGCTTCGCAGTACTCATCCGTACGAGGAACCCGCTTTTGACATTGTGGAAATGCAATCGGGCGAATCCTTGGACACCGCCACTGGTTTGGGTCGCGTGGGTGAGTTGCCAGAGCCAATGACGTTGCGGGATTTCGTGCAACAAGTGGCTAATAATTTGCCGGCTACGGCGTGGGGCGTGCGTGCGACGGGCGATCCGGAGCAAAAGGTGCAGCGTGTGGCTGTTTCATCTGGGTCGGGTGACAGTTTCTTAAACGATGTGATTAAGCTCGGTGTAGACGTATATGTCACGTCCGATCTGCGCCACCATCCTGTTGATGAATATCTTCGCGACGGTGGTCCTGCGGTGATTGATACCGCACACTGGGCCAGTGAATTTCCTTGGACGTCCCAAGCAGGGGACATCCTGAAAGCGCGAGCCCCGCAGGTAGATGTTGATGTTATTTCGATCCGCACTGATCCGTGGACGATGGCCGCCCAACCACAGGCTGCCGTCCCCGCGAATCCAGGCGAATAA
- a CDS encoding zinc ribbon domain-containing protein, with product MKLEQPLQKVLLDLSTALRAQAAGGNAKTTSPEQDALDVAVSEQTRLRDAASAAQMAVDDMENEILRIQSDERKLRRRKKDGQDALGAETDENRRRDLSHDVYTAKSRIADLMSELQEAHNEIHALRNNRDLAQSRVKDAERKVAEAREAVAEAEAKSQEAEDPAVVIAALEEQLPDAALAEFRAQRLENGVGAALFNGRSCGGCAMVLSASGIAEIRNTPKGEVPQCPECGSYLITDIS from the coding sequence ATGAAGCTGGAACAACCACTCCAGAAGGTACTGCTCGACCTGTCCACCGCCCTTCGCGCTCAAGCAGCTGGTGGCAACGCCAAGACCACCTCACCCGAGCAGGATGCCCTGGATGTGGCTGTGTCTGAGCAAACCCGCCTGCGCGATGCTGCATCTGCTGCCCAAATGGCTGTGGATGATATGGAGAATGAAATCCTGCGCATCCAATCTGATGAGCGCAAACTGCGTCGTCGCAAGAAGGACGGCCAAGACGCTCTCGGCGCGGAAACCGATGAGAACCGTCGCCGCGACTTGAGCCACGATGTGTACACAGCAAAGTCCCGTATCGCTGACCTGATGAGCGAGCTGCAGGAAGCACACAACGAAATCCACGCGCTGCGCAACAACCGTGACTTGGCGCAGTCTCGCGTCAAGGATGCAGAACGCAAAGTAGCCGAAGCTCGTGAGGCCGTTGCTGAAGCAGAGGCTAAGAGCCAGGAAGCAGAAGACCCAGCAGTGGTTATAGCCGCATTGGAAGAGCAGCTTCCTGACGCAGCTTTGGCAGAATTCCGTGCACAGCGCCTAGAAAACGGCGTTGGTGCTGCACTGTTTAACGGTCGCTCCTGCGGTGGCTGCGCGATGGTTCTTTCAGCATCGGGCATCGCAGAAATCCGCAACACCCCAAAGGGTGAGGTCCCACAGTGCCCAGAATGTGGCTCCTACCTGATCACCGACATTTCCTAA